In the genome of Terribacillus sp. FSL K6-0262, one region contains:
- the dhaK gene encoding dihydroxyacetone kinase subunit DhaK yields the protein MKKIINRPEDVVLEMCHGLVLAHPELELLKKYKVIKKKRPQTDKVTLISGGGSGHEPSHAGFVGEGMLDAAVCGDMFASPSQIQVYQAIKETAGEKGTLLIIKNYSGDIMNFKNAAHLAKEDGLEVDYVKVDDDIAVEDSLYTVGRRGVAGVVLVHKIAGAAAAEGRDLQQVKAAAEKAVSRTRSIGVALTSCTLPGGEPTFELAEDEMEYGVGIHGEPGIRREKVLTADELAKRMVDDLLKEGEPEEDAALLINGFGGTPLQELYLFNQSVNRELAERHIKINRIFVGNYMTSIDMSGVSVTIMSLDEELRTLLSSHSDTPAFKIDGPVEQPPFEEREESAEDAVASFRVETDSSYAQVKEDSITLENIIYLVDKMSEIIIENEAAFNKLDTHAGDGDFGNSVAKGFRQLKREWKQILSQDDLTIARFLDDASMVIMEHCGGASGPIWGGAFRAAGKAAEGKNELSVPAFADTLQRIVTAIQDIGERSFGRGAEVGDKTLIDALAPCADSWQQSAAAGEDVKAAFRKGADAAVNGAEKTKEIVARMGRAGTVGERSLGYPDAGAHALGVIFTKLAESLE from the coding sequence ATGAAGAAAATCATCAATCGCCCAGAGGATGTTGTCCTGGAAATGTGCCACGGGCTGGTATTGGCGCACCCGGAGCTCGAGTTATTGAAAAAGTATAAAGTGATCAAAAAGAAACGACCGCAAACGGATAAGGTGACGCTGATCAGCGGGGGCGGGAGCGGGCATGAGCCTTCGCATGCCGGTTTTGTCGGGGAAGGCATGCTGGATGCCGCGGTATGCGGTGATATGTTTGCTTCCCCTTCCCAAATCCAGGTGTATCAAGCGATCAAGGAGACAGCTGGTGAGAAGGGTACATTGCTCATCATCAAAAATTACAGCGGGGATATCATGAACTTCAAGAATGCAGCTCACCTGGCCAAGGAAGATGGACTGGAAGTGGATTATGTGAAGGTCGATGATGATATCGCGGTTGAGGATAGTTTATATACGGTCGGGAGGCGAGGTGTTGCCGGTGTCGTCCTTGTACATAAGATTGCCGGTGCAGCAGCAGCCGAGGGGCGCGACCTGCAGCAAGTGAAAGCCGCTGCCGAGAAGGCTGTTTCGCGGACACGCAGTATCGGCGTAGCCTTGACATCCTGCACCCTGCCTGGAGGCGAACCGACTTTCGAACTGGCAGAGGATGAGATGGAATACGGTGTGGGTATTCATGGGGAACCAGGGATAAGACGTGAAAAAGTACTGACAGCGGATGAATTGGCGAAACGTATGGTAGATGACTTACTGAAAGAAGGAGAGCCGGAAGAAGACGCGGCATTGCTGATCAATGGATTCGGCGGGACGCCATTGCAGGAGCTGTATCTGTTCAATCAGTCAGTCAATCGGGAACTGGCAGAGCGTCATATAAAAATAAACCGCATATTCGTCGGCAATTATATGACGAGCATCGATATGTCCGGTGTTTCGGTGACGATCATGTCACTTGATGAGGAGCTGCGCACGCTGCTTTCCAGCCATTCGGATACACCTGCTTTCAAGATCGACGGACCGGTCGAGCAGCCGCCATTTGAAGAGCGGGAAGAATCAGCGGAGGATGCGGTTGCTTCTTTCCGGGTGGAAACGGACAGTTCGTATGCACAAGTAAAAGAAGATTCCATCACGCTGGAAAATATCATCTACTTAGTCGATAAAATGAGTGAAATCATCATTGAGAATGAAGCGGCTTTCAATAAGCTGGATACACACGCGGGAGATGGCGATTTCGGAAATAGTGTGGCAAAAGGCTTCCGTCAATTGAAACGGGAGTGGAAGCAGATTCTCAGTCAAGATGATCTGACAATTGCACGCTTCCTCGACGACGCTTCCATGGTGATCATGGAGCATTGCGGGGGTGCTTCAGGTCCGATTTGGGGCGGAGCGTTCCGAGCTGCGGGTAAAGCGGCAGAAGGGAAAAACGAGCTTTCTGTACCAGCATTCGCTGATACGCTGCAGCGTATCGTCACGGCAATTCAGGATATCGGGGAACGTTCCTTCGGCCGCGGTGCGGAAGTTGGCGATAAGACATTGATCGATGCCCTCGCTCCATGTGCAGACAGCTGGCAGCAGAGTGCCGCAGCAGGTGAAGACGTGAAGGCTGCTTTCCGGAAGGGGGCGGATGCTGCGGTGAACGGAGCTGAAAAGACAAAGGAAATCGTTGCCCGGATGGGACGCGCCGGTACGGTAGGGGAGCGCAGCCTTGGCTATCCGGACGCCGGGGCGCATGCTCTGGGAGTCATCTTTACC
- the sfnG gene encoding dimethylsulfone monooxygenase SfnG: MTKNVKFAYWVPNVSGGLVISKLPQKTDWSFEANKRYAQIAEQNGFEYALLQTRFIASYGADKQLEAITLASALASVTEKLNLISAVHPGLWHPGVYAKMLATLDHISGGRAAVNIVSGWFKQEFISYGEHWLDHDERYRRSEEFIRVLRALWEEEQATYRGDFYRLTDAPLKPKPKNRIPIFQGGNSEVARDMAARVSDYYFMNGNTLEGFQQQIQDVKARAAKQGRDVKFAVNGFAIVRDTEEEAVSLLRDIVAHADDEAVEGFRESVKDAGQATRSKQGMWADSSFEDLVQYNDGFKTGLIGTAEQVADQIIRLKQIGVDLVLTGHFHYEEDLERFGRQVIPLVREREAALTHAKQPT; encoded by the coding sequence ATGACCAAGAATGTGAAATTTGCTTATTGGGTACCAAATGTGAGCGGCGGTTTGGTCATTTCCAAGCTGCCGCAAAAGACGGATTGGAGTTTCGAAGCAAATAAACGCTATGCGCAAATCGCCGAACAGAATGGCTTTGAATATGCCCTGCTGCAAACACGCTTCATCGCAAGCTATGGTGCAGACAAACAGCTCGAGGCGATAACACTCGCCTCGGCCCTTGCCAGTGTCACCGAGAAACTGAACCTTATTTCGGCTGTCCACCCTGGGCTTTGGCATCCAGGCGTCTATGCCAAGATGCTTGCCACTTTGGATCATATCAGCGGCGGCCGTGCTGCTGTGAATATCGTCAGCGGCTGGTTCAAGCAGGAATTCATCAGCTACGGCGAGCATTGGCTCGATCATGATGAACGCTACCGTCGTTCCGAGGAATTCATCCGCGTGCTTCGGGCATTGTGGGAAGAAGAACAAGCTACCTATCGGGGAGACTTTTATCGATTGACGGATGCCCCATTGAAGCCAAAGCCCAAAAATCGGATTCCAATCTTCCAGGGCGGTAATTCAGAGGTTGCCAGGGACATGGCTGCCCGTGTTTCCGATTATTATTTCATGAATGGCAATACACTGGAGGGGTTCCAGCAGCAAATCCAGGATGTAAAAGCCCGAGCAGCCAAACAAGGACGGGATGTCAAATTCGCCGTAAACGGCTTTGCCATCGTCCGGGACACAGAAGAAGAAGCCGTATCCCTTCTGCGTGACATCGTAGCGCACGCCGATGATGAAGCCGTGGAAGGATTCCGGGAATCCGTCAAGGACGCAGGCCAGGCAACACGCAGCAAGCAAGGCATGTGGGCAGACTCCTCTTTTGAGGACCTTGTCCAATATAATGACGGCTTCAAAACCGGTCTGATCGGTACAGCCGAACAAGTAGCCGACCAAATCATCCGCTTGAAACAAATCGGTGTCGACCTTGTCCTGACCGGCCACTTCCATTATGAAGAGGATTTGGAGCGCTTCGGTCGTCAAGTCATCCCGCTCGTCCGTGAAAGGGAAGCAGCTTTGACACATGCAAAACAGCCCACTTGA
- a CDS encoding GNAT family N-acetyltransferase has protein sequence MDIHFTVPHREDLEELMDIEYAGFTPDEAATKEAMLERIEIIADSFIVARDSRDKILGYVVGPVIPQRYITDELFEHTIPNPPSGGFQSILSLAVHPHHRGKGIAVKLLNELEKMCVRYQRQGITLTCLDHLVPFYEASGYCNEGESASEHAGKVWFNLVKSLK, from the coding sequence ATGGACATTCACTTTACTGTACCACATCGAGAGGATTTAGAAGAACTGATGGATATTGAATATGCTGGCTTCACACCTGATGAAGCGGCGACGAAAGAAGCCATGCTGGAGAGGATTGAGATTATAGCAGATTCATTCATCGTGGCAAGAGATAGCCGCGATAAGATCCTCGGCTATGTCGTCGGTCCAGTCATACCTCAGCGTTATATCACAGATGAATTGTTTGAACATACAATCCCTAATCCGCCAAGCGGGGGATTTCAAAGCATACTCAGTTTGGCGGTGCATCCTCACCATAGAGGGAAAGGGATTGCGGTAAAGCTGTTAAATGAATTGGAAAAAATGTGTGTGAGATATCAAAGGCAGGGAATCACCCTGACATGCTTGGATCATTTGGTGCCTTTCTATGAGGCAAGTGGGTACTGTAATGAGGGGGAATCAGCTTCTGAGCATGCGGGTAAAGTTTGGTTCAACTTGGTGAAAAGCTTAAAGTGA
- a CDS encoding DUF3885 domain-containing protein — protein MHAKDYLAVCFADLELVPSIYHRWHTGMHIALGGDSHQLLDNDQLNMDLFHLVYHQALTILRHLFDSDDELYLAANLYKGKRGRIKKTNLFRPFIRRKKLLYQIRAHTLPYPFEDESLFEYQQFSLKCRPADIRIPALLKAACNKDFPPLKPRFKAHAGYPDIFFINKSKDIIFFIYDDRGCEVVAKEPAALESLSSRLSGYTYDIKTRDEQLPVHLNR, from the coding sequence ATGCATGCAAAAGACTATCTCGCAGTCTGCTTTGCCGATCTTGAACTAGTACCAAGCATTTATCATCGATGGCATACTGGCATGCATATAGCGCTCGGCGGAGATAGCCATCAATTACTGGACAATGACCAGCTCAATATGGATCTGTTCCATCTCGTCTATCATCAAGCATTGACCATTCTCAGGCATTTATTTGATTCAGACGATGAGCTTTATCTAGCTGCCAATCTATATAAGGGGAAACGTGGACGAATAAAGAAGACAAATCTATTTAGACCATTTATAAGAAGGAAAAAGTTGCTCTATCAGATTCGGGCTCACACATTGCCTTACCCGTTTGAAGATGAAAGTCTGTTCGAATACCAGCAGTTTTCCCTCAAGTGCAGACCAGCTGATATCCGGATTCCAGCGCTGCTGAAAGCTGCATGCAATAAGGATTTCCCTCCCCTTAAACCGAGATTCAAAGCGCATGCCGGCTACCCCGACATCTTTTTTATCAACAAAAGCAAGGATATCATCTTTTTCATCTATGATGATCGCGGATGCGAGGTGGTTGCAAAAGAGCCAGCAGCATTGGAGTCTTTATCAAGTCGGCTTTCAGGCTATACATATGATATAAAGACAAGGGATGAACAGCTCCCTGTCCATCTAAATCGCTAA
- a CDS encoding DUF4317 domain-containing protein, with the protein MNKKDIATIRRQFKKGNDKLKISDIFNVYIMKESSDIYHHERMPFDMLDEDQQELFLGNFKKVLAGQLDEKLFELKFKRDAEDSSQFILHRGLLTNDVEEWANDMLRLVAKMLQDRQYEHDVVISFIKAEYLKAQKRQSEESEESANDTMYSHQFLLCSINKTQEPKKELQFDYVEREFKYNVTVDPVINLQSPLSGFLFPCFNDSAADVNHVLYSTAKAFEPDTAFIENVLNAEEIMTAKDDKSVFEEIVKDITGDQLNTSTLANVYEEINRVVEENEEDEPPKLDRQDIQRVLTMSGVEDVTPEKVETAYQKVIDDEKYEMKATSVLPKYNSKSIKIKTKVANIAISPEDLRYVRQVVFNNKRCIMIEVEEDTVIEGFKMAEEALVNKMNKEEAEQL; encoded by the coding sequence ATGAATAAAAAAGATATCGCAACTATCCGAAGACAATTCAAAAAAGGCAATGATAAGCTCAAAATCTCGGATATATTCAATGTATATATCATGAAAGAATCAAGCGACATTTATCATCATGAGCGTATGCCATTCGATATGCTGGATGAAGACCAGCAGGAACTTTTTCTTGGCAATTTCAAGAAGGTACTGGCCGGACAGCTCGATGAGAAATTATTCGAATTGAAATTCAAACGGGATGCCGAGGACAGCAGTCAGTTCATCCTGCATCGCGGCCTGCTCACGAATGATGTCGAGGAATGGGCCAATGACATGCTCCGCCTTGTTGCCAAAATGCTGCAGGACAGGCAGTATGAGCATGATGTTGTCATCAGTTTCATCAAGGCGGAATACCTGAAAGCCCAAAAACGCCAAAGCGAGGAATCAGAGGAAAGCGCCAATGACACGATGTATTCCCATCAATTCCTGCTTTGCAGCATCAACAAGACACAGGAGCCGAAGAAGGAATTGCAATTCGATTATGTGGAGCGGGAGTTCAAGTATAATGTGACAGTCGATCCAGTCATCAATCTGCAGTCCCCGTTATCCGGCTTCCTCTTCCCATGCTTTAATGACAGCGCGGCTGATGTCAACCACGTCCTTTATTCAACGGCAAAGGCCTTTGAACCGGATACAGCGTTCATCGAAAATGTATTGAATGCCGAAGAAATCATGACAGCAAAAGATGACAAGAGCGTTTTCGAGGAAATCGTCAAGGATATCACAGGAGACCAGCTGAACACCTCGACACTCGCCAATGTCTATGAAGAAATCAACCGTGTGGTCGAGGAAAATGAAGAAGATGAACCACCGAAACTCGACCGGCAGGATATTCAACGCGTTCTGACGATGAGCGGTGTGGAAGACGTGACCCCCGAAAAAGTGGAGACCGCCTATCAAAAAGTCATCGACGATGAGAAATATGAAATGAAAGCAACCAGCGTACTGCCAAAGTACAACTCCAAATCCATCAAAATCAAAACAAAGGTAGCCAATATCGCCATCAGCCCGGAAGATCTGCGTTACGTACGGCAAGTTGTGTTCAACAACAAACGCTGCATCATGATCGAAGTGGAAGAGGATACTGTCATTGAAGGATTTAAAATGGCGGAAGAAGCTTTGGTGAATAAAATGAATAAAGAAGAAGCCGAACAGTTATAA
- a CDS encoding 5'-nucleotidase C-terminal domain-containing protein, translated as MVHKKRLRFSLSAAAIIAFLSSIVLPTGTYAAEEEENFSLTIMHMNDTHAHVEPLPNMITAIKEVRAEHPDALLFNAGDVFSGTLYFNQFKGQADLALLNMMDIDAMTFGNHEFDLGSSENGHKSLSEFIAGADFPFISANVDFSGDAYVGSKVSDTFTEDAQDSMIYDGMVKEVNGEKIGIFGLTTEETLQTSSPVNATISNYAAEAERAVAAFEEMGVDKIVALTHIGYDSNPAVGNDLMLAEQVDGIDVIVGGHSHTKLEQPTVVDTDENGEAKDPTVIVQAYQYAENLGELDVEFNDQGQVVGYEGRLIDVTEKQADPDAVSVLASYKNEVDQVSNEEIGAVALKPLTNPRLSDSDVSVRADETELGNLITDAMLAKAQEKMPEVAIAMQNGGGIRAPIDQGPITVGEVIAVLPFGNDPAVVHLSGDEIKQILEYSVRLAPEESGGFLQVSGMKFTYDSTKEAGSRVVSMQVKQGDVYADIQPDQMYAVTTNNFTAKGGDGYDVFAQAYAEGRVQDLGEIDWEQFRDYMVEDLNGEVNPVIEGRITDLEGKEPEASEPPEEPKDEAPESPETPDPNEETPDSNEKTPDPKDNGDKEEDPGDDKPQEDPEDDNEPADQDKNDQNDKSNAPSPSGHDNGGNNSGQGGGKAFDGGAEQVSGNKLPDTATNMYTYMLAGAALLAAGAVLFIFKRRKAKA; from the coding sequence ATGGTGCATAAGAAGCGTTTAAGATTTTCACTTAGTGCTGCTGCAATCATTGCTTTTCTATCATCGATCGTTTTGCCAACTGGTACATATGCAGCCGAGGAGGAAGAAAACTTCTCGTTGACCATCATGCATATGAACGATACGCATGCGCATGTGGAGCCGCTGCCGAATATGATCACTGCGATCAAGGAAGTGCGTGCGGAGCATCCGGATGCATTGCTGTTTAACGCTGGAGATGTTTTTTCCGGCACCCTGTATTTCAATCAGTTCAAGGGACAAGCGGATTTGGCACTTTTAAATATGATGGACATTGATGCGATGACTTTCGGGAACCATGAATTCGATTTGGGTTCCAGTGAAAACGGGCATAAGTCGCTATCCGAATTCATTGCCGGAGCGGACTTCCCTTTCATCTCAGCCAATGTCGATTTTTCTGGGGATGCTTATGTAGGAAGCAAAGTGAGCGACACCTTCACGGAAGATGCACAGGACAGCATGATATATGACGGCATGGTGAAAGAAGTGAATGGGGAGAAGATAGGGATTTTTGGATTGACGACAGAGGAAACGCTGCAAACGTCCAGTCCTGTTAATGCGACAATCTCTAATTATGCTGCGGAAGCAGAGCGGGCAGTGGCTGCTTTTGAGGAAATGGGTGTCGATAAGATTGTGGCACTTACCCATATCGGCTATGACAGCAACCCTGCAGTGGGTAATGATCTGATGCTGGCAGAGCAAGTCGATGGCATCGATGTCATTGTCGGGGGTCATTCCCATACAAAATTGGAGCAGCCAACTGTAGTCGATACGGATGAAAACGGCGAGGCAAAAGATCCCACTGTCATTGTCCAGGCCTATCAATATGCTGAAAACCTCGGGGAATTGGATGTCGAGTTCAATGATCAAGGGCAAGTGGTAGGCTATGAAGGGCGTTTGATCGACGTCACGGAAAAGCAAGCAGATCCGGACGCAGTAAGTGTGCTTGCTTCGTATAAGAATGAAGTCGACCAGGTTTCCAACGAGGAAATAGGCGCTGTTGCCCTGAAACCTCTTACAAATCCAAGACTTTCCGATAGTGACGTGAGTGTCCGGGCCGATGAGACAGAACTAGGCAACTTGATCACGGATGCCATGCTTGCCAAAGCACAGGAGAAAATGCCGGAAGTTGCGATTGCCATGCAAAATGGCGGGGGCATCCGAGCACCGATTGATCAGGGTCCGATCACCGTCGGGGAAGTGATTGCTGTATTACCTTTTGGCAATGATCCTGCTGTGGTGCATTTGAGCGGTGACGAAATCAAGCAGATCCTGGAATATAGCGTTCGTTTGGCCCCGGAAGAAAGCGGCGGCTTCCTGCAGGTTTCAGGCATGAAGTTCACTTATGACAGTACCAAGGAAGCGGGTTCCCGTGTCGTAAGCATGCAAGTGAAACAAGGCGACGTGTATGCAGATATCCAGCCAGATCAGATGTACGCTGTGACAACAAATAACTTCACCGCAAAAGGCGGGGATGGTTATGATGTATTCGCCCAAGCATATGCAGAAGGTCGTGTGCAAGACCTTGGGGAAATAGACTGGGAGCAATTCCGTGATTATATGGTGGAGGATTTGAACGGGGAAGTGAACCCAGTGATTGAAGGACGTATTACGGATCTGGAGGGCAAAGAGCCAGAGGCGTCTGAACCGCCAGAGGAGCCGAAAGACGAAGCTCCGGAATCTCCAGAAACACCAGATCCGAATGAAGAAACACCAGACTCTAATGAAAAGACACCAGATCCGAAGGACAATGGTGATAAAGAGGAGGATCCAGGGGACGATAAGCCGCAGGAAGATCCGGAAGATGACAATGAACCGGCAGACCAAGACAAAAATGATCAAAATGATAAAAGCAATGCACCTTCGCCAAGCGGCCATGATAACGGAGGGAATAATAGCGGCCAGGGCGGCGGCAAAGCCTTTGACGGCGGTGCGGAGCAGGTCAGCGGAAATAAACTGCCTGACACGGCAACGAATATGTATACGTACATGCTGGCCGGGGCGGCATTGCTTGCTGCCGGAGCAGTTCTCTTTATCTTCAAAAGAAGGAAAGCAAAAGCCTGA
- a CDS encoding Zn-dependent hydrolase, which translates to MSEMKERIEKHIEALEQFTATPGNGTTRLTYSKEDLQARTYIKEQMEASGLTVAEDGFGNIFGKLEGTAPDAPSVMIGSHFDSVPNGGAYDGPAGVVAALEVAELFRKNGLKPKYPLEIVALVEEEGSRFGGGLMGSRGITGLLSEADFNSLRDRDGISAAEAMQRIGLNPSLPKGRDPKTMKAFLELHIEQGPILEEKNMQIGVVETIVGLTQYEVTVKGQAGHAGTTPMDRRADALVTAAKIISQLSGLAVEEGNGTVLTTGRLHVFPNGANVIPDKVVFTVDIRAGKEESVQNVIAKMKECLDLHQGNGIEVQSEEQLYMQPKLLNEKIRTLLKDRSSACNASYCSINSGAGHDAMVFSDFTDVGMLFIPSKAGLSHCPEEWSDSRDIAKATEIFYEAAKELTEAE; encoded by the coding sequence ATGAGTGAAATGAAGGAACGGATCGAAAAACATATCGAAGCATTGGAACAGTTTACGGCAACACCTGGCAATGGCACCACAAGGCTCACATACAGTAAGGAGGATCTGCAAGCCCGCACTTATATAAAAGAACAAATGGAAGCATCAGGATTGACCGTAGCCGAAGATGGCTTTGGCAATATATTCGGGAAGCTGGAGGGTACTGCCCCCGATGCCCCAAGCGTGATGATAGGTTCTCATTTTGACTCAGTGCCGAATGGAGGGGCCTATGATGGCCCGGCGGGAGTAGTTGCAGCCCTTGAGGTGGCGGAGCTTTTCAGAAAGAACGGATTGAAGCCGAAATATCCGCTTGAAATCGTAGCTCTGGTGGAGGAAGAAGGCTCCCGTTTTGGCGGCGGATTGATGGGTTCCCGAGGCATCACTGGTTTGCTGAGTGAAGCTGATTTTAACAGCTTAAGGGATAGGGATGGCATTTCCGCAGCAGAAGCAATGCAGCGGATAGGCTTAAATCCATCGCTGCCAAAAGGAAGAGATCCAAAAACAATGAAGGCCTTTCTGGAGTTACATATCGAGCAAGGGCCGATTTTGGAAGAAAAGAACATGCAGATCGGCGTAGTAGAGACGATCGTCGGTTTGACTCAATATGAAGTGACAGTGAAAGGACAGGCTGGACATGCAGGAACAACTCCCATGGACCGTCGCGCAGATGCCTTGGTGACTGCAGCGAAAATCATCAGTCAGCTGTCTGGACTGGCTGTTGAAGAGGGGAATGGCACCGTACTTACGACAGGGCGTCTGCATGTATTTCCGAATGGAGCGAACGTCATTCCCGATAAAGTTGTATTTACGGTCGATATCCGAGCAGGGAAAGAAGAAAGTGTTCAAAATGTGATTGCAAAAATGAAGGAATGCTTGGATCTCCATCAAGGGAATGGAATAGAAGTGCAGTCCGAGGAGCAGCTATATATGCAGCCTAAGCTGCTGAATGAAAAAATCCGTACGCTATTAAAAGATAGGAGCAGTGCATGCAATGCTTCCTATTGTTCCATCAATAGCGGAGCTGGACATGATGCAATGGTCTTTTCCGATTTTACGGATGTCGGCATGTTATTCATTCCTAGCAAAGCCGGGCTGAGTCACTGTCCGGAAGAATGGTCGGACTCAAGGGATATAGCTAAGGCGACGGAGATATTTTATGAGGCAGCGAAGGAATTGACGGAGGCCGAATGA
- a CDS encoding aldo/keto reductase yields the protein MEYINLGNSGLRVPKYILGTIPFSGTNGFEATGKVKEDEARRMVDMSLEAGINMFDTANLYSKGDAERVLGAAIKGRRDEVLITSKTGFKLGDGPNTGGASRSNIEASIDQSLQRLGTDYLDLFFVHLWDGRTPVEETIDTMTNLVRKGKIRYWGVSNYSGWALARTFTVAQQPGYIPPITQQIYYTPEAREAEYELLPAGKELGIGNMIWSPLGEGLLNGKIGRNKTAPENTRQGGGWPEPWVQDQERLYRVIDALEEVAASHDASVPQIAYTWVKDRPNVGPIVIAARNEQQLKEDIASFDIKLTQEEHDLIESAARPAPIYPLWHRTMSSFEMGSPAEMAYLQGYKQSMGLDD from the coding sequence ATGGAATATATCAATTTAGGAAATTCCGGTCTGCGTGTTCCGAAATATATATTAGGGACCATTCCCTTCAGCGGTACGAATGGTTTTGAAGCAACCGGAAAGGTCAAAGAAGATGAGGCACGCAGAATGGTGGATATGTCATTGGAAGCTGGAATCAACATGTTCGATACGGCGAATCTCTATTCCAAAGGTGATGCTGAACGTGTACTCGGCGCTGCCATCAAGGGCCGGAGAGACGAAGTATTGATCACTTCCAAAACAGGCTTCAAGCTAGGCGATGGACCAAATACCGGAGGAGCTTCCCGCAGCAATATCGAAGCCTCCATCGATCAATCACTGCAACGCCTTGGGACGGATTATCTGGATTTGTTTTTCGTTCATTTATGGGATGGGCGCACCCCGGTTGAAGAAACGATCGATACGATGACCAATCTCGTCAGAAAAGGAAAAATCCGTTATTGGGGAGTCTCCAACTACAGCGGATGGGCACTTGCGAGAACCTTCACCGTGGCACAGCAGCCTGGATACATCCCCCCGATCACACAGCAAATCTACTACACACCTGAAGCTCGTGAAGCCGAATATGAGCTGCTGCCGGCGGGTAAGGAACTCGGCATCGGCAACATGATCTGGAGCCCTCTTGGGGAAGGCCTTCTAAACGGGAAAATCGGACGGAATAAAACAGCACCTGAAAACACCCGTCAAGGCGGCGGATGGCCAGAGCCTTGGGTGCAAGACCAAGAACGGCTCTACCGAGTGATCGATGCGCTGGAGGAAGTAGCAGCCAGCCATGATGCATCTGTGCCGCAAATCGCCTACACCTGGGTCAAGGACCGTCCGAACGTAGGCCCGATCGTCATTGCAGCCCGCAACGAGCAGCAATTGAAAGAGGACATAGCTTCCTTTGATATCAAGCTGACACAGGAAGAACATGACCTAATCGAATCAGCCGCTCGTCCAGCACCAATCTATCCACTCTGGCACCGGACCATGAGCAGCTTTGAAATGGGAAGTCCAGCAGAGATGGCGTATTTGCAGGGGTATAAACAGTCGATGGGCTTGGATGATTAA